A genomic window from Salinicoccus sp. RF5 includes:
- the pcrA gene encoding DNA helicase PcrA translates to MDLSLMNKEQKKAIQTTEGPLLIMAGAGSGKTRVLTHRVAYLLGEKEVPARNILAITFTNKAAREMKDRVGALVSEGAEHMWISTFHSMCVRILRSNINHLGYENSFSILDPTDQKSVVKDILKRRNLDIKQHNPRSIIGFISDKKNQLIRPEESIREAAAYPDTLYSEIYHDYQQILYRNSALDFDDLIMLTIELFDKEPKVLEYYQNRFQYIHVDEYQDTNHAQYRLISQLAAKYRNICVVGDSDQSIYKFRGADITNILNFEDDYPEAVVIKLEQNYRSSKNILDAANAVIENNTERKPKALRTDRDGGPKLKNLVADSERGEAEEVVRNILDLSGKYSYSDMAILYRTNAQSRAIEDTLVKSNIAYKMVGGIKFYDRKEIKDLMSYLKVILNPNDDISFERIINTPKRGLGPKTVDKLKAHGQNTGISIFEAIKESDFIGIPKTAVVKLMGLVDLLEKLQQKSRFITITELVDEVLKTTGYMEMLEAEKTIESRSRIENLEEFKTVTSEFDRDNEISDELLFTFLSDMALVSDQDGVEDDSGVTLMTMHASKGLEFKIVFIVGLEEGIFPSRRVAYDDKELEEERRLMYVALTRAEDQLFLSRANSRMIYGKTEANMQSRFLAEIPETLVEGGDGAAAQDFFSSSSGSARKKQAPKRSRVVTNNSGVSFSIGDKVEHKKFGDGIISAIKGEGDSQELDIIFTKVGVKRLLANFAPIEKKE, encoded by the coding sequence ATGGATCTAAGTTTGATGAATAAAGAACAGAAGAAGGCCATCCAGACGACCGAGGGGCCGCTGCTCATCATGGCAGGGGCAGGTAGTGGGAAGACGCGGGTGCTGACGCACCGTGTCGCCTACCTGCTCGGTGAGAAGGAGGTGCCGGCGAGGAACATCCTGGCCATCACATTCACCAACAAGGCGGCAAGGGAGATGAAGGACCGTGTCGGTGCACTGGTGTCGGAAGGCGCGGAGCATATGTGGATCTCCACCTTCCACTCCATGTGTGTGCGGATACTGCGGAGCAACATAAACCATCTGGGTTATGAAAACAGCTTTTCCATCCTCGACCCGACGGACCAGAAATCCGTCGTCAAGGATATATTGAAGCGGCGCAACCTGGATATAAAGCAGCATAACCCAAGGAGCATCATCGGTTTCATTTCGGACAAGAAGAACCAACTGATCCGTCCCGAAGAGAGCATCAGGGAGGCGGCGGCCTATCCGGATACGCTCTACAGCGAAATCTACCATGACTACCAGCAGATCCTCTACCGCAACAGCGCCCTGGACTTCGATGATCTGATCATGCTGACGATCGAACTGTTCGACAAGGAGCCGAAGGTGCTCGAGTACTACCAGAACCGTTTCCAGTACATCCATGTCGATGAATATCAGGATACGAACCATGCGCAGTATCGCCTGATCAGCCAACTTGCGGCGAAATACCGCAATATATGCGTGGTCGGGGATTCCGACCAGTCCATCTACAAGTTCAGGGGAGCGGACATCACGAACATCCTCAACTTCGAGGACGACTATCCGGAAGCGGTCGTCATCAAACTGGAGCAGAACTACCGCTCCAGCAAGAACATCCTCGATGCGGCAAATGCCGTAATCGAGAACAATACGGAGCGCAAGCCGAAGGCGCTGCGCACCGATCGTGACGGTGGACCGAAACTCAAAAATCTCGTCGCCGATTCCGAGCGGGGGGAGGCCGAGGAGGTCGTCCGGAACATACTGGACCTCTCAGGGAAGTACAGCTACAGCGACATGGCGATACTGTATCGGACGAATGCCCAGTCGCGGGCAATAGAGGATACGCTCGTCAAATCGAACATCGCATACAAGATGGTCGGCGGCATCAAGTTCTACGACCGTAAGGAGATCAAGGATCTCATGAGCTATCTGAAGGTCATCCTGAACCCGAATGATGACATCAGCTTCGAACGCATCATCAATACGCCGAAGCGGGGCCTTGGACCGAAGACGGTGGATAAGCTGAAGGCGCATGGTCAGAATACCGGCATCAGCATTTTCGAGGCGATCAAGGAATCCGACTTCATCGGCATCCCGAAGACGGCCGTCGTCAAGCTGATGGGACTTGTGGACCTGCTCGAGAAGCTCCAGCAGAAGTCCAGGTTCATCACGATCACGGAACTTGTGGACGAAGTGCTGAAGACGACCGGCTATATGGAGATGCTTGAGGCGGAGAAGACGATCGAGTCGAGAAGCCGCATCGAGAACCTTGAGGAGTTCAAGACGGTCACAAGTGAATTCGACAGGGACAATGAAATCTCCGATGAACTGCTTTTCACCTTCCTGAGCGATATGGCACTTGTGTCCGACCAGGACGGCGTCGAAGATGACAGCGGGGTGACACTCATGACGATGCATGCCTCAAAAGGGCTCGAGTTCAAGATCGTCTTCATCGTCGGTCTAGAGGAGGGCATCTTCCCATCAAGGCGTGTCGCCTATGATGACAAGGAACTGGAGGAGGAGCGGCGCCTGATGTACGTGGCGCTGACCCGGGCAGAGGATCAGTTGTTCCTTTCGCGGGCCAACAGCCGCATGATCTACGGGAAGACGGAGGCGAACATGCAGAGCCGATTCCTGGCTGAAATTCCGGAGACATTGGTGGAAGGCGGCGATGGTGCCGCAGCGCAGGACTTCTTCTCCAGCAGTTCGGGCAGTGCACGGAAGAAGCAGGCGCCGAAGAGGAGCCGTGTAGTGACGAACAACAGCGGCGTCAGCTTCTCCATCGGAGACAAGGTGGAACACAAGAAATTTGGAGATGGCATCATCTCGGCGATCAAGGGCGAGGGTGACAGCCAGGAACTGGACATCATCTTCACCAAAGTCGGTGTCAAGCGGCTACTTGCCAATTTTGCGCCGATTGAAAAGAAGGAGTAG